The following nucleotide sequence is from Hevea brasiliensis isolate MT/VB/25A 57/8 chromosome 7, ASM3005281v1, whole genome shotgun sequence.
atttaatattatttttaatcattttaataataaatgtgctTATGAGATATTTTTTACCTAATACATTAATTGCTTATCAGTTATTTATAAGTACTTTAATCCAACACGtaactgtttaaaattttaaatatttataaactcAAATTAGTTTATAAATACTAAATTGATTTTTATAAGTTAAGCCAAATACCTTCATATTTACgcgtaataaattaaattatcacTATCTGTCAATCCaaacaataaataataaaatttatatatattttttatttttcattttaagagaagaaaagaagtgaTAATTTTGGTGAATAATTCAATAGGCTCCAAGGGTTATGCAAGATCAAATTGATGGGAATAAAATTTCAGGATTTTCGGTGCATATTTCAATTTTAAGTCAGTTATAGAGAAGAGAGGATAATCTGTAATATAATTGACTAGAAGTATGAGGTAAATAAACACTTGACTAGGGAGACGCTAGCTCTTAAATAGATGATCTTACATTAAAAACTACTAATAAAGTGTGATAGAATTCTGTTAGAAATAGGTAAGTGGAGTTTACTTAGGTCTCAGATTCCTTCTAGCGAACCTTATTATGGTTGAGTCACACAAAATTATATAGTCGTCCGAGTCATTATCAGGTTCGAATTAACTATGCGGTTCAGACCATCAATATGTGTTTGAATGGGTAAGTTACTGAGCCAAATATACACATGGGTTTTTGAAAACCACAGTGGAAATGTGGAATAGGCTCTTCATTATTAGAAACTACAGAAGATGAGCGTtaaaatacaaatattaattCCATGTCGGGATCAGAAAGCTGGAAAGGTGAAGACAGGTTGCTTTGTTATGGATATATTGTCATGATTTTGCCTGCAATAATCCTCCACCAATCATGTGCCACGTGTGTTTTCTTTGTCTGAAATATTGAGCAATCAGGGAACCCTTTTCAGTGCTAATTCCTATAAGATAAAGACAAGCTTGGAAACCCAAGGTCTTCCAATCTTCTATGTCACGCTTTCCAGCTTTTGATCCCAAGCAAGCAATGGCCATGCTCTTAATAATTCTCCACCAGCATTTATAGTTGACTTTGATATGCCCCCCTGCTTTTTTTAGTGAAAAAATGGGGGGAGTGGAGGCTCAAGGGGAATCATGGAAAAATTAGACTACCATGGATCTTATTGGCATGGATCAGGATCATCAAAGGGTGATGAAGCAGGCTTCTACTAGGCCTATTGTGTGCTAAAATGCAATGCCTCAAAGGATTATTATTAGTTACTAAATTTCACACACGAgttttatgttatttaaattaaaattaaaaatttttatattacaaATTGAAATTTCGTGTATAATCTACTTAATTTTCTATGCCTAGATTTGCACCCATCTGCTCATCACATATTGTTTGGAGCCCAATCATCCAAATTCAAAAGCCCGTTAGGCTAGGATTTGTATTGTGCTTGTGTGCACAAACTCCATGAGCCGAAACCGTACTCAATGTGAGCTCGCTTCTTTCTGCAAGCGGCCAGTTTGCTGTCAACTTGTGCCCATCACAAAGCCCCATTGGACCAAACCCAAAAGAGCCCACCTCACAAACACATTTTTGTAGTTTGGATTCAATCGAATTGAAAAATGGAacgatttatttaagttatattttcaatataaattttattagatATGAATATGTTAGAAAAaaggcatttttttttttatcattacaaaagaaaatattttgttattaatgaaCAGGACATTAGGAAATTGTCCGTACATAAATTAGTCCCACATTGTAGGAGTTtttaatacacacacacacacacacacacacacgagtTAAAGCTCCCCATCCCATAGCTCTTCAAGGGACTTGTATGGTCCATCTGCTGAAACCAACAGTTCTTTAGGCTGTAATCTTCGTTGAGGGATCTGATTGATCTTGTTATAATCATCCTTTGACAGTGCCCAGTCAAATATCTCCAAATTTTCCTTCAGTCTCTCCTTTTTATGGCTCTTAACTACAAGAGTAACTCCCTGTTCATACACCCATCTCAGACAAACCTGCCAAGGTGATTCATCCATCAACATATCAATAATGTAATTGACACACCAAAAATCATGCATCAAGCTTGATTCATTCAAGACAAACCTGCTAAGCGGCTCCCTCCATCAACAAGACTATATAATAGAGGACAATAAATCATGCACATACCATTAATATCGCACATCGGTTTCGGATAAAGTAATATGCCCTTATAAAGTCTTGGACACTTCTTCTCCCTTGTACTAGCTTGCGGGTATGAGTTTTCTTAAGATTGATATCAGCGCATACCCTACATCAATGTTGCCCGTAAACTTCTCATTCCATATGTTCGTGCCTTGGTTTGGAATAAGATATTTGACCTAAATACAAGACTTGAATAAATCTCCTCGACTTGAGCTAGCTTTTGGATAATTAACCCCTACTTACTAAATTATGTGCTCATTCTCTATCAACCTCTTAAGTATGACTACAACAAAATCACAGCCACTATTTTTACATTCATCGCATTGCAGCCTGCATATCTAATGTTCATTTCCTATACATTTTATATCGTTAATTCAAATGAGTATTGTAGATTTTCTCACATTTTTAACATTCATAGAGGTATTCTCATTGATAACACAATCAATATGTTATAATATCTCTTTGATGAATAACATACAAGGAAGGAACTACTGAAGCTTAATGTAACAGAAACCTGAGCAACAGTCTTTCCATGAgcctttgcaatctcatttagcACTTCATTGTCCATTACAGCATTAGTGCCCCAGCGTGTCCCTTTTGCTCCCAGGGGAGAATAAGCTGTCAAAACTATACCTTTGGCCTTGCAGAGCTCTCTGAGCTTCTTTTGTTGCCAGACAGGACTCATCTCCACCTACACATGCAATTCATCATCTCTGGGTTTTCAATACTGCATAATAtccaaacacacacacacacacgcacaaaTAAAAGCACATTCAGAAATAAGGTAAGAGCAATTTAAAATGACAACCCACTTGATTTACTGAAGGAGGGATTTTAGCCAAGGCAAGTAAGTCATTGAGCTTCTTGCAAGAGAAGTTGCAGACTCCAATGGTCTTTGTAAGGCCAAGCCGTTGGCACTCTTCCATTGCTGCCCATACAGACTTGAAGTCCATTGGCAGAAGCTCATCCTTAGGAATTGGGAATGAAGACCTTCCAGGCTTACAACTGATAGGCCAGTGAATGAGATACAGGTCAAGGTACTCGAGTTGAAGAATTCTGAGCACAATTAGTAAAAAAATAGTCACCTAAAGCGGTTAGCATCAAATGATGTTGAATTTGGAAAACctcaatgaaataataaaaccttCTATTTTGGGTTTgatttttcattaaaataaatcaGTTCTGTTCTGAATGGGTTCCTCACAAGATATATCAGGCCCCACTTGTTTAGCCACCAAATTCAGTTAAACATGGAGTATGTAAACATCAAGTAGTCATTTTTCTGGGAATAATTTCAAGTGTAATGAAAGATATCATTTTTCTGTGAGAAAATAAGGAAAGGGGAAACAAAGATTTCAACCATGAATGGCCTTGTACCTACTACTGGAATACTAGTTCAATTCGAACCCTGTTCGCTATTGAAGTGAACAAAGAGTCAAATTAAGAGATTACTAATCAATAAGGATCAAAAGCAATTACATGGTGCTGATATGGAAATATTTTTGGATTTCTTACCTGAGGGAATTCTTGAGAGCAGTAATTACAAGATTTCCATGATTATCGGCGATCCACAACTTCGAAGTGATAAAAAGCTCCTCTCGAGAACCGATGAGACCGCGTGCAAGCGCTTCAGATATGGCTTCTCCTAGTGGTTTCTCTGACCTGTATGGTAGAGCAGTGTCGAAGTGCCTGTAACCCAGGTTGATCGCCCCCAGGATCGCCGTTTTCGTTGCGGCTTCATCGAAGGGATCGGCGGCTGTGCCCATGCCTAATACTGGCATTTCCCGTTGGCCGGAAGAGTAAGTTAAAGATACCTTCGGCATTTCCAGTGCTTGGGCCATTGCTTGGAACTTGGAGGCGGCCCTGTTTTTTATTCCTCTTGTTTTTGGCAAAATATTCGATATAGCTGTCCACTTGTTGGAAAGAGTCAGTTTAAcccctcttttttttctttttctttttttttcctcctttttaaattaatttaacttaaaaattaaaatttataaactaaagttttaatttatttaatttaagtcaaaattaaaaaattaaatttattaatcttaaattagattttttatttcataatttacacttaagaaatttaattttttaattttcctaaTTTTTTATGAATCTCATCATTGTTTTCCTTTGATTTTATTAACTAATCCTTTCCATATTTTGTTTCAAAATaggccatatatatatatatgacaaaaATTCATTACATTcataactttttattttaatttattatattttaatgttttatttttaatttattatgctttttcatttttatttcaaTCAATAAGCACAATTTACTGaattcattaataaatttaatttattataaagtgaaaatatatttagtgatatatttaattttttaattaataaattaaaaatatatttattaattaaaaaatgtaaTAAGTTAAAATTAAAGAGTACTAATTTATATGTTTAGCTTTGAAAATATGTGCAAGACAACCCATTAAAGTGGGAAGAAAATCCGTATGGCTGTAAGGCTAATGATCACCTTCCTTATAACTGGCTGCTAGGCACTCCACCTTTTTTAAGCTCTTCCATATTTCTGATGCCCTTGTGCTTTACAATGCATTAtggcagttaaaaaaaaaaaggaaaatcaatATGAAAACAACTCCGAGCAACTCAGAACACCGTAAAAGCATAAAATACAGCAACGGTAAAATAAAGAGCATTGCAGGCTACAGCCTTACAAGCGTATTATTTTCTGGACAAAAGCCCATAAATTCTCACTTATATTTTCATATGTTTTAACGTTAAAGCTCTCCATCCCAAAGCTCTTCGATGGACTTGAACGGTCCATCATGGGAGACATATTCCTCTTTAAGCCTGAGTCTTTGCTGTGGGATTTGACTGATCTTGTCCTTATCTTCCTTTGACAGTTCCCACTCAAATATCTCCATATTCTCTTTCAGTCTCTCTTTTTTATAGCTCTTCACAACAAGAGTTATCCCTTGCTCTATTATCCATCTCAGAGCCACCTGCAATGCCCCACCATCAAGCCCATTAACAAATTTAAAGCTTATCACTAAGAGAATATAATCAATAACAAAGTGCAAAGCACTAAGAGAATATAATCAATAACAAAGTGCAAAGCACAATTGAAAATATGGAATAGAACCTGTGCAACAGTCTTCCCATGCTTCTCTGCTATTTCTTTCAGCACTTGATTGTCCATAACAAGATTGCTGCCCCAGTTGGTGCCTTTTGCTCCCAAAGGAGAGTAAGCAGTAACAACGACATTGTGGGTCTTGCAAAATTCTATAAGCTTCCTCTGTTGCCACACTGGGCTCAACTCCACCTAAAACAATATGAATCTCTCTTTCACATAAACAAATTGAATACCCACAATTAATCACAAGCTGGCGCGAAGACTTACTTGATTTACCGAAGGAGGAATGGTAGCCGAGGCAAATAAAGTTTCAAGCTTCTTACAAGAGAAGTTGCTCACACCAATGGACTTTGTGAGGCCAAGCCTCTGGCACTCTTCCATGGCTGCCCACACAGACTTGTAGTCCATTGGTTGAAGCTCCTCCTTAGGGATTTGAAATTCATACTTTCCTGGCTTAGAACTGATAGGCTCGTGAATGAGATAGAGATCCAGATACTCCAATTGAAGTTTCCTGTACACATGAGCAATACCAACATCTATAATGTACTtctgttaaaaaaatataatacaatattaTTCTTTTGTTGAAATAATTTTGTTGATATGATAAATGGGAGAGATGGATAAATACCTGAGAGAATTGTTTAGAGCAGGGACAACAAGATCACTATGCGCATCGGTGGGCCAGAGCTTTGAAGTGATGAAGAGTTGCTGTCGAGAACCTATGAGGCCAAGTTTAAGTGCTTCAGCAATAGCTTCCCCAAGAACTTTCTCTGAGCCGTACACGGCGGCGGTGTCAAAGTGCCTATATCCAAGGCTGATGGCGTCTAGGATCGCTGCTCTCATGGCGGATTCAATAAATGGGTCGGCAGCTGTGCCCAATCCTATCACTGGCATGTCCCGATTTCCAGAGGATGATCTCAGTTTCACCTGAGGTATCTTCGTCGCCTGAGTCTCCATTTGGTCAACCTGTCCTGAATTCGAACTACAGAGAAAATATTAAGGCAGTGAGAAAAGCAGCCAGCCACACACAGACTATTTATACTCCTGCAATGATTAAAAATATCTCATGAATAGAAGCATTTAGCTCCCACACTGAAATTATATGGAAAATAATCGCCGATTAAGGCCTAACATACATTCAGATACATACATGTTCAAAGGATGTATGGATCCAAAGCACAATCAATCAAGATGGGTGGTCTCATCCATTATGCCTAAAGCAATCCGATAATTAATGCATTACGGAACAGATAAGTGCAGCTGGCATACATAGTCTTGTGGATCCTGCCTTATGACCCACCCCTTTCGGCATGCCATGCCCGGCTGCGCCGCCGCCCCATGCCAAAAAATCGACCGATCTTGACCATTGACAACAGTGGGATTCATGCATTTatacttttaatatttatttatttatttattattattaaattaaattttatcaatttatttaaaaatagttattataaaaaaaaaataaaattatgatgGAAAGTCCATTTACAGCAACAACAGGCAATTTGCAAAACGTGAGGCCCACATGCGAGGAGCAATTATTGAGTTATTATTGAGCGATTATTGAGTTATTGGTGACTGCGCGGCCAATTATAAGAGGGTCTCAATTTTACTTTCCTAGCAAAAGCTTTGGATTCCCACCTCAAAAATCATTATTAGGGGTGCACTATTCGTTAAAATcaaataatctatataaaatttaattatttttattagaataaaattaattttatttaatttttaattaataattataaaaatcttAATCATCAAttagattattttttatttataattaaaattactaaatttttattaattaatatattaattataattttattatcaataaatttttataattattacttttatggttgtataataatatttaatttataattattttttttattaatatcaaattatatttatttttataaataaaaaattataaatatcatattattattaattaattaattaattaataatataaaatatatattttacttaTTAATTCGATTATAaccgataatttattaaatatttttaatttctcttaattttaatttttttaaaatttaatttaatttaattaatattttaaaaattaattaataatttaattaattaaaaataatttaattcaatttgattaattaaatgttCATCTCTATCCATTACAGATAGTAGCAGTGTGACATAAGAGTTAATGGGTCAAATGGTGAGTAATTTTAATCAATAGTTCCTCAACTTAGAGTGTATTTCATTTTAatctcttatttttattttattatcacaAAATTTTTACAACGTGAAAATGTTATATTAAAATCTCCAACTTCAAAATTTGTTTAGATTCCTATCAAAATGTTTATGTGGCAGTGCcacactttaaaaaaaaaaataaaataaaaaataaattatctatTCTTAtgtgatatatatttttttatttattttttaacataaGACACTGTTATGTAAATGTTTTAAatgataataatatatatatatatatatatatatatatatatatatatatatatatatatatatataattttctattgttttaaatgataaaaaaattatttttttatgttttaaaatttttattatatgaaaattaaaaaaaaatataaaaataaaaacgtTAACCTAAGAATCCTAGGAACACAGAACTCGTTCACTAGAATtgtcttcttcctcatttttttttattttcatctcTTCAATGATTTGTATAAAACAACAAAAATTAAGAGATCAAAGCCAAGGTTTGAACACTGAACAAAGAGATTTGGCATTAATTTTTGGTGAGTTTAAAGAGAGAAATTCTCTCTAGTTGCTGAAGGGAGAATTGAGAGTAAAGAACCAAAACTATTTCTTCTTCCTCCAGTTGGATTTCTCCATTCATGTAGAGTCAAGCTTCTCATGTCGGTGCCAATTGAACTCTAGCCGGTAGCCAACGCTGTGCCCCGGTGTAGCAAAGCTGACGTGCTCTTAGCTATTGCGAGGCTGGCAACGATGCTGGTCTCAAAAAGCCACCATGACGTCGCGATTCTTCTAAATTGCGTTGTCAAGAAAAATTAGCAGTACCCATGCAACCCAAGGCCATCGACGGCTTGTGCATGCGGGAGGCACCCTAAAAGCAGCCAGCAATCTTGACGCTGAAGCTGGAGGGCCTTGTGCAGTTTGGCAATTGCCATGGCTCTACATTCCTGCATCTACTTTTTGTCGCATTGCACTAAAGAGCCATTCAATTCATTTGCAACTTAATGACAATTAGTTCGGAATTTTAGTGCCTGTGAATTTAACTCATCAATTTTTTAGAGAAGATATGTTATATATTTAAGGATTAATTTATGAGTTTAGCTTTGAAAATATGTGTAAGACAACCCATTAAATTGGCGAtaaattcaataaggaaacaATTCCGAGCAACTGAGAACATCCGTGAAAACATAGAATACAGCAACAGCAGGATAGAAAGCATTACAGGCTGCAACGTTACTAGCATAGAATACAACCACACAACACAACCATCTTATTTTTAAGACTATAGCCCTCTGTGCATGCTTATACTTCATATATTTAACGTTAAAGCTCCCCATCCCACAGCTCTTCAATAGATTTGAATGGCCCATCAGGCGAGATAAATTCCTCTTTAAGCATGATTCTTTGCTGTGGTATTTGACTGATCTTTTCCTTATCTTCCTTTGTCAGTGCCCAATCAAATATCTCCATATTCTCCATTAGCCTTTCCTTTTTATAGCTCTTTACTACAAGAGTTGCCCCTTGCTCAATTATCCATCTCAGAGCCACCTGCATTGTCCATTAACAAATTTAAAGATTATCACTTAGAGAGAATATAATCAAGGATTAATTAATCATCCATAACTAAATACAAAGCACAAAGAAAAGGACCCATTGAAAATATGGAATAGAACCTGTGCAACAGTCTTCCCATGCTTCTCTGCTATCTCTTTCAGCACTTGATTGTCCATAACAAGATTGCTGCCCCAGTTGGCACCTTTTGCTCCCAAAGGAGAGAAAGCAGTAACAATGACATTGTGGGTCTTACAAAATTCTAAAAGCTTCTTCTGTTGCCATACTGGGCTCAACTCCACCTATACAAAAAATAATATACCATCTTCAATGTATCATATGCTGCCAATAAATTAATCTCTCTTTGAAATGAACTAAATGTTCACTGTACACTCAATTAATCACCAACTGGCGAAGACTCACTTGATTTACTGAAGGAGGAATGGTAGCCGAGGCTAATATAGTTTCTAGCTTCTTACAAGAGAAGTTGCTGACTCCAATGGACTTTGTGAGGCCAAGCCTCTGGCACTCTTCCACGGCTGCCCACACAGACTTGTAGTCCATTGGTTGAAGCTCCTCCTTAGGCATTGGATACTCATACCTTCCTGGCTTAGAACTGACAGGCCAGTGAATGAGATAGAGATCCACGTACTCCAATTGAAGATTACTGTATGTACATGAGTAATACCATTAATTAAAGGGCATAgatgatattgattttatttttaatatttatttttctagCCCTCCTTAAGTCATGGATGACTCACTTAAAATAACAATAAACACGGACAAAACCTATAAAAGAAGACGATAGATATATATATTTCTGGTAAATGGGATTTAATCTGGGAAATGCATAATTACCTGAGAGAATTATTTAGAGCAGTGACAACACGATCACTATGTGCATCGCTGCACCATAGCTTTGAAGTGATGAAGAGATCCTGTCGAGAAGCTATAAGGCCAAGTTTAAGTGCTTCAGCAATAGCTTCCCCAAGAACATTCTCTGAGCCGTACATGGAGGCGGTGTCAAAATGTCTATATCCAAGGCTGATGGCATCAAGGATCGCTGCTTTCATGGCGGATTCGATAAATGGGTCTGCAGCTGTGCCCAAACCCATCACTGGCATGTCCCGATTTCCCGAGGATGATCTCAGTTTCACTTGAGGGATCTTGGTCACCTGAGTCTCCATTTGTTCAACCTGTTCTACGGAGAAAATAATAAAGCAATAATTTAAGAGATGAGGCACAGCTCCAGCAGCCCTCACTATTTATCGAACCAACGAGCTTGTCCACAGTACTGAAATTATGTCGAAAATAAGTTGAAAACTTAATCGCCGGTCAATGCCAGGTATTTGTTGCCTAAGACAGGAGGCACGGATGCAAAGCACAGACAATTATGGGTTCAACTATTCATGCATAATCTCGGGGATCCCACTTGACAGGCCACCCGCCAGGCTGCGCCGCCGCTACTTGACAAAAAATCATTGCATATAAAATCCCACGCACATGCAAtttattgaaaaaatatatataaaatgaatgttaaaatttaattttaaaaaatgaaaattaactaattaaatttattgatttatatttaattaatattaaattaattaactgACTGAATTAGTAGCTCAATTTTTTAACCGTGTTATGAAATTTAATAAGTTATTAAATTTAATCTATTATAAAGTAAAAACATATTAAGTgaatcatttaattatttttaataataaatgttaaaacatatgattattaatcataaaaagaaaaattaaagtgtaatatattaaaacaaaaattcaaaatataatgaATGTCTTTTATGATTatacttttaatatttattatacttttattatgaaattaaattttattactttatttaaaaataattattaataaaataaattttattttatgaagAAATAAAATTATGATGGAAACTCCATTTGCAACAACGGGCAATTATTGAGGAGTTATTGGTTAAGTGCGCGGCCACTCACAAGAGCGTGGACCCTATATTTATGCACAACTCTCACCAGTAAGCACAAGTATCACAAACAAACCATAACCTTTATTTATACACACCACCCACCCGGGGAGGGAGAGTAAGACCCACCACTAAGACAACAGAGAGAGATATCCCTCTTGCCCGGAGGAGCAAGGGAGACTGCAGTAACGACAAGACAAGAGGCCGAGAGCCTTAAAAGCAAAAGAACCAGACGAGAGAAAACCTCCCTCTCTCGAAATGTTAAGAGACAAGTAGGCCATTCTTGCTCTTAATCattcaaattgaattttatactcaacttaaaataaattttaaattttcgtcTTAATTCAATccaatttcttaaaaaataataaacaatatataatttttttttttgttgttttaaacaataaaaaattaattttcttttcttttaaataataaaaaaatttgaggGTGCTTATGATTTCCTAATTTTGTTAATAGCTAGGTATCCattttttcaagaaaaaaatcaCATTAAAAAATTATGTAACCACatgatattaaattataattttttaaaagatattattatttaaaaattatttttattaattttttagaaattgaatttaattaattgagacAAAATGTAAAAATTTTTGTCTGATTTGATCATAAAGTTTAAATTAGGGTTAGTTACATGTAATGAACAAGTTCATGCATGGCCAATTTAAACGTTACTTCTTCTTTAATTGTGATATTCTTTCtacaaaatatttaaaaaaaaaaaaagaaatcttgcttttatatatatatatgtagagagagagagagagagagagagggctcATCCAATAACATGAAAATTTTTAATATGATAAGCaatgtaaataattatttatcgtgCATTATCCATCTATCtctagaaaataaattaaaaagataaaaaaaaaattttgaaatatgaatatcttagaataaaattttagctgattaattatcatatataaacAATCATTTATTAATGTTAATCTCATTGATAATATCCTGCTCAACGAGATATTACAAATCCAAATTGGAGGTGGAAATATTGATACAAATCCTATAGATATCTAATCAAGCTTGGTAACTCTCTATTAATTACTCTCGGAAAATCAATAATCATGATGCTGCTAATATTAGTTTAAGAAGTGAAAATTACTGT
It contains:
- the LOC110640711 gene encoding non-functional NADPH-dependent codeinone reductase 2, which produces METQVTKIPQVKLRSSSGNRDMPVMGLGTAADPFIESAMKAAILDAISLGYRHFDTASMYGSENVLGEAIAEALKLGLIASRQDLFITSKLWCSDAHSDRVVTALNNSLSNLQLEYVDLYLIHWPVSSKPGRYEYPMPKEELQPMDYKSVWAAVEECQRLGLTKSIGVSNFSCKKLETILASATIPPSVNQVELSPVWQQKKLLEFCKTHNVIVTAFSPLGAKGANWGSNLVMDNQVLKEIAEKHGKTVAQVALRWIIEQGATLVVKSYKKERLMENMEIFDWALTKEDKEKISQIPQQRIMLKEEFISPDGPFKSIEELWDGEL
- the LOC110640686 gene encoding non-functional NADPH-dependent codeinone reductase 2-like; translation: MAQALEMPKVSLTYSSGQREMPVLGMGTAADPFDEAATKTAILGAINLGYRHFDTALPYRSEKPLGEAISEALARGLIGSREELFITSKLWIADNHGNLVITALKNSLRILQLEYLDLYLIHWPISCKPGRSSFPIPKDELLPMDFKSVWAAMEECQRLGLTKTIGVCNFSCKKLNDLLALAKIPPSVNQVEMSPVWQQKKLRELCKAKGIVLTAYSPLGAKGTRWGTNAVMDNEVLNEIAKAHGKTVAQVCLRWVYEQGVTLVVKSHKKERLKENLEIFDWALSKDDYNKINQIPQRRLQPKELLVSADGPYKSLEELWDGEL
- the LOC110640685 gene encoding non-functional NADPH-dependent codeinone reductase 2, whose amino-acid sequence is METQATKIPQVKLRSSSGNRDMPVIGLGTAADPFIESAMRAAILDAISLGYRHFDTAAVYGSEKVLGEAIAEALKLGLIGSRQQLFITSKLWPTDAHSDLVVPALNNSLRKLQLEYLDLYLIHEPISSKPGKYEFQIPKEELQPMDYKSVWAAMEECQRLGLTKSIGVSNFSCKKLETLFASATIPPSVNQVELSPVWQQRKLIEFCKTHNVVVTAYSPLGAKGTNWGSNLVMDNQVLKEIAEKHGKTVAQVALRWIIEQGITLVVKSYKKERLKENMEIFEWELSKEDKDKISQIPQQRLRLKEEYVSHDGPFKSIEELWDGEL